In a single window of the Methylophaga frappieri genome:
- a CDS encoding c-type cytochrome — MKIIKLNKISMVLLGLILNSVLINTAFAVDHDYKVTNGNELDADTYSGFKLYRNWCARCHGTYGQGMVGPNLAQSLQSITYEEFVETVTNGKLGNIGSMPAWKENQSVMQGMNNLYRYLKARADGKIGVIKPVKVK; from the coding sequence ATGAAAATAATCAAGTTAAACAAAATAAGCATGGTATTACTTGGGCTAATACTCAATAGCGTGTTGATTAACACTGCGTTTGCTGTTGACCATGATTACAAAGTCACTAATGGCAATGAGTTGGATGCTGACACTTATAGTGGATTTAAACTTTACCGTAATTGGTGTGCTCGATGTCATGGGACATATGGTCAAGGCATGGTTGGTCCTAACTTAGCTCAGAGCCTTCAAAGCATTACTTACGAAGAATTTGTAGAGACGGTTACTAATGGTAAGCTGGGGAATATTGGATCCATGCCTGCATGGAAAGAAAATCAATCTGTTATGCAAGGGATGAATAATTTATATCGTTATTTAAAGGCACGAGCTGATGGCAAGATTGGTGTCATCAAACCTGTCAAAGTTAAATGA
- a CDS encoding PepSY domain-containing protein: MRILCRLLLLILFMPSLVVARELPDDIEQGTSVNNISLPLTEITAAELAHVETGGRVLSVHFEYFEEEPIFRVKVLHDNGMVKTYRIHRDNGQRM; the protein is encoded by the coding sequence ATGCGAATATTATGCAGACTACTGCTGTTGATTTTATTCATGCCGTCTTTGGTTGTCGCGAGAGAATTACCTGACGATATTGAGCAAGGTACGAGTGTTAACAACATCTCACTGCCATTAACTGAAATAACAGCGGCTGAGTTAGCACATGTTGAAACAGGTGGCCGGGTTCTGTCAGTTCACTTTGAGTATTTTGAAGAAGAGCCCATTTTTCGTGTCAAAGTTCTTCACGATAATGGTATGGTTAAAACCTACCGTATACACCGGGATAATGGACAGCGAATGTGA
- a CDS encoding response regulator transcription factor, whose amino-acid sequence MRILLVEDETILREKTAQRLRAQNLTVDAISDGQEGLYMASEYPYDVAIIDLGLPKLSGIELIQQLRQQQIKFPVLILTARGRWQDKVSGLEAGADDYLVKPFHFEELLARLNALARRASGWANAIMRCGPIELNPSTQQVMREHIPIDLTAYEYRLLHYLMLHAGEVISKTELTDHIYELDQDRDSNVIEVFIKRLRNKLDPEKSLNPIETLRGRGYRLILPRD is encoded by the coding sequence ATGCGCATCCTATTGGTTGAAGATGAAACGATTCTGCGAGAAAAAACAGCGCAGCGATTGCGTGCTCAGAATCTCACTGTTGATGCGATTTCAGATGGTCAAGAAGGGTTATATATGGCGTCTGAATATCCCTATGATGTAGCCATCATCGATTTAGGATTACCTAAGCTATCCGGTATTGAGCTTATTCAACAACTTCGTCAGCAGCAAATTAAGTTTCCAGTCTTAATTTTGACTGCTCGAGGCCGCTGGCAAGATAAGGTTAGTGGCCTTGAAGCGGGTGCAGACGATTATTTAGTAAAGCCATTCCATTTTGAGGAATTGCTCGCCAGATTAAATGCGTTGGCGCGCCGTGCTTCTGGTTGGGCGAATGCAATTATGCGTTGTGGACCCATTGAGCTCAATCCCTCAACACAACAAGTGATGCGAGAACATATCCCTATAGACCTTACTGCTTATGAATATCGACTTTTACATTATTTGATGTTGCATGCCGGAGAAGTTATCTCCAAAACAGAGCTAACGGATCACATTTATGAGCTCGATCAAGATCGGGATAGTAACGTTATAGAGGTATTCATTAAACGTCTACGTAACAAGTTGGATCCGGAGAAATCCTTAAATCCGATTGAGACACTTCGTGGGCGAGGCTATCGCTTGATTTTGCCTCGTGATTGA
- a CDS encoding ATP-binding protein: MIETPISLSGRLLTAASIVLGAFLGLSAFSLNNAFKSSAETAQYQRLHTHVMTILTAAELSSAGELYMPETLPEQKFSVPGSGLYAQITSENKIIWQSPSAIGLFLALPYHPGPSLEQYEVIELDNGMIIHNLAFGVVWENDAGEQFEYTINVSEDEVHLEAQTANFQRGLWYWLGGTGLILLLAQWWVLRWSLRPLNKAAKDLDAIESGQHARLSGSYPIELQQLTRNINRLLDHEQHRRLRYKNSLADLAHSLKTPLAVLRSEVENSDDLLQLKSDAQEQLDRLSHLVDYQLQRAATEGKNNLLAPVSLGEIIHKIITSLDKVYQQKRVRHQLEIERDAFIHADQDDMYELLGNLLENAYKYCRSQVNIIVRLMQSGILLKIEDDGAGLPIRSGEAIIKRGRRFDSQQEGHGLGLAIASDIVEAYEGTIELEKSYLGGACFVIKLPNQ, from the coding sequence GTGATTGAGACGCCAATTTCACTCTCAGGACGGCTTTTAACAGCCGCATCGATAGTTCTTGGCGCTTTTTTGGGGTTATCTGCTTTTAGTCTTAATAATGCTTTTAAAAGTAGTGCTGAGACAGCACAGTATCAGCGACTCCATACACATGTAATGACGATTTTAACTGCTGCCGAATTAAGCTCTGCTGGTGAGTTATATATGCCTGAAACACTTCCGGAGCAAAAGTTTTCTGTGCCTGGGTCTGGTCTATATGCACAAATTACAAGCGAAAATAAAATCATTTGGCAATCACCATCAGCGATAGGCCTTTTTCTAGCGCTCCCCTATCATCCTGGACCTTCTTTAGAGCAATATGAAGTTATCGAGCTAGATAATGGAATGATTATTCATAATTTGGCATTTGGGGTGGTATGGGAGAATGATGCAGGAGAACAGTTTGAATACACGATAAATGTCTCTGAAGATGAGGTACATTTAGAAGCGCAAACGGCCAATTTCCAGCGAGGACTTTGGTATTGGCTTGGTGGGACGGGCCTGATATTACTGTTAGCCCAGTGGTGGGTTTTACGTTGGAGTTTGCGGCCATTGAATAAAGCAGCCAAAGACTTGGATGCGATTGAGTCTGGGCAGCATGCTCGTTTATCTGGTAGCTACCCAATTGAACTGCAACAATTGACTCGCAACATTAATAGACTATTGGACCATGAACAACACCGGCGATTAAGGTATAAAAACTCTCTTGCTGATTTGGCCCATAGTCTCAAAACGCCCTTAGCCGTTTTAAGAAGTGAGGTTGAGAATAGTGATGATCTGCTTCAACTTAAGTCAGATGCTCAAGAACAGCTCGATCGTCTAAGTCATCTAGTTGATTACCAACTTCAACGTGCGGCGACAGAAGGCAAAAATAATTTATTGGCACCGGTATCTTTAGGTGAAATCATTCATAAAATCATCACCTCGTTAGATAAGGTATACCAGCAAAAACGTGTCCGGCATCAACTTGAAATTGAACGTGACGCCTTTATTCATGCTGATCAAGATGATATGTATGAGCTATTAGGTAATTTACTCGAAAATGCTTATAAATATTGCCGTAGTCAGGTCAACATTATTGTGCGACTTATGCAAAGTGGCATTCTATTAAAAATTGAAGATGATGGCGCCGGCTTACCTATTCGCTCTGGTGAGGCGATCATTAAAAGAGGAAGACGCTTTGATAGTCAGCAAGAAGGCCATGGATTAGGGCTGGCAATTGCAAGCGATATTGTCGAGGCCTATGAAGGAACCATTGAGCTCGAAAAAAGTTACCTCGGTGGCGCCTGTTTTGTGATCAAATTACCTAATCAGTAA
- the yjgA gene encoding ribosome biogenesis factor YjgA: MAHDDDWASFSEDTDKSKSQLKREMLACRELGQHLIQLPESDLKKLDIDADLLEAVLDAQKMQKGALKRQTGFIGGLIADNDPETIRVQIQQLGQPHRQETAVFHQLENWRDRLIANDDKVMQEIFTKFPLFDSQHARQLVRNANREAEKNQPPKSARLLFQYLKQLRTD, translated from the coding sequence ATGGCACATGATGATGACTGGGCGTCATTTTCAGAAGACACTGATAAAAGCAAATCACAGCTCAAACGAGAAATGCTGGCCTGTCGTGAATTAGGACAACATCTTATTCAATTGCCAGAAAGTGATTTGAAAAAACTGGATATTGATGCCGATTTGCTGGAAGCCGTGCTTGATGCGCAAAAAATGCAAAAAGGGGCATTGAAACGACAAACGGGTTTTATTGGTGGCCTTATTGCAGATAATGACCCCGAGACAATCCGCGTGCAAATTCAACAACTCGGCCAACCACATCGGCAGGAAACAGCCGTTTTTCATCAATTAGAAAACTGGCGAGACAGATTAATTGCCAATGATGACAAAGTAATGCAGGAGATTTTTACAAAATTCCCGCTGTTTGACAGTCAGCATGCACGACAGCTCGTCCGTAATGCGAATCGTGAAGCAGAAAAAAATCAGCCACCCAAGTCGGCTCGATTATTATTTCAATATCTAAAACAACTGCGAACAGATTAG
- a CDS encoding secondary thiamine-phosphate synthase enzyme YjbQ, translated as MTFQKVIAYQTQPRSTRNITADISHIIAQSAIRTGICHIFVQHTSASLMICENADPDVRRDMETYMQHIVPDGDPMFLHQDEGPDDMSAHIRTVLTNPDLTIPISDGQCALGIWQGIYLWEHRTHSHQRRIVVTVQGDK; from the coding sequence ATGACCTTTCAAAAAGTAATTGCTTATCAAACTCAGCCAAGAAGTACGCGTAATATTACGGCAGACATTAGTCATATTATTGCCCAATCAGCCATTCGAACGGGTATTTGTCATATCTTTGTGCAGCATACCAGTGCTTCCTTAATGATCTGTGAAAATGCGGATCCGGATGTACGCCGTGATATGGAAACCTATATGCAGCATATTGTGCCTGATGGGGATCCGATGTTTTTGCATCAGGACGAAGGCCCTGATGATATGAGCGCTCACATTCGGACTGTCTTAACTAACCCAGACTTAACCATCCCCATTAGTGACGGGCAGTGTGCATTGGGTATCTGGCAAGGCATTTATTTGTGGGAGCATCGGACCCATTCACACCAACGGCGAATAGTGGTAACCGTTCAAGGGGACAAATAA
- a CDS encoding anthranilate phosphoribosyltransferase, which translates to MTAVAEAIKKVATGPHLSKDLTLDESRAAMQAILAGEVDPVQAAVLLIALRMKRETDDENLGMLQAMQAVTAQENLSMDDVMILSDPFNGFGRHCPVAAFLPAVLAACGLPTVSQGVYEMGPKFGVTHAQVLSAAGRHVSLSASQISAQLKSPECGWAYSDQAQLTPGLFALQTLRKLIIKRPSLATLEKLLMPVKARRTHLLIGFVHKAYPPVLDFLARAAGYDSAFIVRGLEGGVVPTLRETSMNYLLQDGTLHDMPIDPADFGINQATRGVVANANQADAKQTAELGLAALAGDSGVTRDVLILGGAMALLQTGKQASPQHAADQIRAVLDDGSATAHFQQAT; encoded by the coding sequence ATGACCGCAGTCGCTGAAGCAATCAAAAAAGTCGCTACCGGCCCACATCTGAGCAAAGATTTAACCTTGGATGAAAGCCGTGCAGCAATGCAAGCTATTCTCGCTGGAGAGGTCGATCCGGTTCAAGCAGCCGTCTTATTGATTGCCTTGCGTATGAAGCGTGAAACCGATGACGAAAACCTGGGCATGTTACAGGCCATGCAGGCGGTCACGGCACAGGAAAATCTGTCGATGGACGATGTCATGATTTTGTCTGATCCCTTTAATGGCTTTGGTCGACATTGTCCTGTTGCCGCTTTTTTGCCCGCCGTTTTAGCTGCCTGTGGTTTACCCACCGTTTCACAAGGTGTGTATGAAATGGGGCCTAAATTTGGCGTTACCCATGCGCAGGTGTTATCCGCGGCCGGACGCCATGTCTCGCTATCAGCCAGCCAAATTTCAGCGCAGCTAAAATCGCCCGAATGTGGCTGGGCTTATAGCGATCAGGCACAATTAACACCGGGGCTATTTGCGTTACAAACCCTTCGCAAACTCATCATCAAACGGCCAAGTCTGGCGACACTTGAAAAGCTGCTTATGCCCGTAAAAGCGCGTCGAACTCATTTATTAATTGGCTTTGTTCATAAGGCCTACCCACCCGTTTTGGATTTTCTTGCCCGAGCAGCGGGTTATGATAGTGCGTTTATCGTTCGTGGCCTGGAAGGCGGCGTGGTACCCACATTGCGCGAAACCTCAATGAATTACTTACTGCAGGATGGCACCTTACATGATATGCCGATTGACCCGGCTGATTTTGGTATTAATCAAGCGACTCGAGGTGTCGTCGCCAACGCGAATCAAGCTGACGCAAAACAAACAGCGGAATTGGGTTTGGCGGCTTTGGCGGGTGACTCCGGCGTCACGAGAGACGTGCTGATACTCGGTGGCGCGATGGCATTATTACAAACGGGTAAACAAGCTTCGCCACAACACGCTGCTGATCAGATTCGTGCAGTTTTAGATGACGGCAGTGCTACAGCACACTTCCAGCAGGCAACTTAA